Genomic DNA from Cryptomeria japonica unplaced genomic scaffold, Sugi_1.0 HiC_scaffold_2262, whole genome shotgun sequence:
aaaataatcacagagagattgaagaatgagattcagatttccattcgaagaaccagagaaatgaattagagggaagaaataaagactcaaatcacacagggaagaatttTAATCTTAGAAAAAGAGATGTCAAACAAATgaaggaatatgattttctttttgctaaaatctttggaaaaaacaaaaagcaagatcatgtgcatattttcttaagggaaataaaataaataaataaactatcttttacatgcactctatgaaagcattatcattattatttatccctaaataagagatttacaatctaaaatttctttatataaaggaagatctataactatatttttttgatattacgaattcctcataagtgaatgtagaaaaaaaacaacaaggagagaacctggtttatcgaacttgatgttgaatccactagctatccttatgatccttccttgcaacttgagagaaatccttcaaacaacaacttaaaattcctgcaacgaaaatgagactaccaaagaagatctacttctaaaacttggggaaattttttcaaaacataatcaacccccttctttgaaacttgcatacaattttataagaaaaatccctctattccactatctagaaaatttaattaaaaaggagattctttcccaattttggacttcatgcaaattgattaaacttagtgggggagttacatgcaaggtggtggagaatcctctagaagcttcttattcttcctacaacatgtgccataattggaagtggaaaataaataaataaaaataatatatattttccatgtgtgtgtgtgtgtgtgtgtgtgtgtgtattattgttttcattctttttataacatttattcaatcatttaaatagcttatccaaaaatatgatagaattgtatttaaatgaaaagtgataaaggagggttgtgacaatacatgtatatatgtatacatctatatgtatatatatctgtatatgtgtgtgtgtatacagacatacatacgtacatacatacatacatacatacatatgtatgtctgtatgtatgtgtgtgtgtgtgtgtgtgtgtgtgtgtgtgtgtgtgtgtgtgtgtgtgtgtgtgtgtgtgtgtgtgtgtgtgtgtgtgtgtgtgtgtgtgtgtgtgtgtgtgtgtgtgcacgtgcgTGTTGTGGTAAGGCACTTTACAATTTGGAAAGAATGTTGggcatttattttattttgttgtaaaGGTACATTAGTGTGGAAATGAGTGATCAGGTTACAACTTCTAACCTTCAAAGTATTTCAAAATTagagcattatttatttatttgagtctGGATAAGGTTAAGAAAACTCCTATTCAAGGTTGACCATGATAGACTTAATCTAGTTTGTATACAATTGTATTTTGGTATAAATGgatagtttttatttttcaagagttGTGAATCTTTAATAATTAGTACAttcttattattattaaaaatttgtATAGATATTTCATTTCTTATCTAATATTTATTCAGTTCGGGCTTTTTGGTATCCCAAGAGGTTATAGGGGGGATTCATGTTGTCAAAGAGTTAAGTTCTAAGTCAATGGGTCCTAACTTGATAATTTcttttaaacacacacacacacacacacacacacacacacacacacacacacacacacacacacacaaacacacacacattttTAAATGCATTTATTTACAATATGTTTATATATACTTCATAAATTGTGAGATAGTTTTTTTTTTCCAATATTATAGAAAACAAGATAAAAATTATAGTTATAATatgtaaaatttaatataaaatatataaaggATCATCATGAttatcaacaaaaatttcaatatTAATGATTAGATGTGATAGAATGTATGAAAACAATCTTAGAAGTTAACCATATCAATTAGATGACATTAGTCTCATACATGTTGTCTCAAAAAACCAAAACATCTAGGCTAAAAGagaaatgttgttgttgatgccaataacCATGAAAAGTAGCATCACACATTATTGTTTGCCAATTGTCAATACTTTGGATACTATAAATTGGGGAGTACATTAATGCGTATATGTAGTAGTTTAGATTCACATTAACAAAAATAATATTTACATAGATATTGTAAAGAAGAGTTTTTCTTATATTAATCTAAGCTAATTAAAGGAACACCCTCAATTAtacaaattttaatatatatttattcataACAACTTAAAAAATGGTTAAGTAACATCtaataatatgtatacttaaactATTATGGATATCTTAAATACATAGATAACTTAGTATAGAAACCTCAATATTGATATCTCTCAACATCTTTTAGATATCTTTATTTAAAATATCTATGCATTTTAATATATGAGCTAATGGTTAGTTTATTTTAATCATATTGTGATTTATGTTTTTGTTGAATAATTTGACTCGGCTTTCACCCTTGAAGTGGCTTATTATTATCAAGTATGTACAATTTATTTCCTATTACATTCTTCTCTTGTGAAAATGATTTTATTATTGATAGTATCAAGATGGATGACATCTTAAGAAGCACCAACGCTTCACCCCTATGCACATCATCTTGATGTAACAAgagctaagtggaccattcatgctCATGAAAGATGGGTTCTTATGAACTCTTACTCATGAAATATGAGCCAAGAGGACCATTCATGTTCATGATTAAATTTGAGTTCTTATAAACCCCCCCTCATAAAATATGAGCCAATAAAGTTTGACTAAAAAATATGTAATTGAATCAAACTAAAAGACCATATAATTTTATCATACACTATGAAAAACACAACCTAAATGTAAATCAATGAGTTAGGGAGATATACAATGAATTTTTTATAAGGCACAACACCTACTAACATGCTATGCGGTTTTGGTCTTGGGAAAACTCCATGGTTAAGTACACTATAGTCATAGTAGTATTGGGATGGATGATATCCCATGAATCTTGATGCCCCACTCTTTTGATCATCATTTAGATGCATTGATCTCTAAGAGGACCATTCATGTTTATTAAATATGGTCTCTTCTAGGaaactactcatgaaatatgggtcaataAATATCGACTTGAtattatgtagatagttgaatTTTGAGATTATGTTATATAATTTCATATACTACAAAAATTACCACTAAACATGTAATGAATAAGATAGGGAGCTTTATAATGCATGAGCCATATTGAGGAACAACAATTGTTGAAGGTTTTACAAATGGGGAAGCAAACCAATTGGGATTGACCTTGGGAGAAACTCCAAGGTTAAGTATATTTTAGTTGATGTAATACAAGGATTAGTGACCTCCCAAGAAGTTCCAATATTTCAcccttgtgaaccactactcattaaATATGAGTTGATAAAGATTGACTCAAAATTACATAGTTGAGTcttgattaaaaatatatataatttgataTGCTACAAAACATGTCACCTAAATGTAAATGAATGAGTAGGGGAGCTTTACAATGAATTCTTCAAAGGGACAACacttgaaggttttgcaaatgggataGCCAATTAAGTGGGCTTTATCTTGGGGAAAATTCCATGCTTAAGTGTGTTAGAGTTAGAGTAGTACCAAAATGGGCGACGTCTTGGTAAGTTTCATTGCTTCACCCCTATAAGCATCAGATAGATGCAATTAgtgttaagtggaccattcataCTAGTGAGAGATAGTTCTTGTGAACTACTACTCATGAAATGTGGAtcaataaaaaatgacaaaactgTGGAGTTGAGACATATAATTTGATAAACTAAGAATACATCATCCAAATCAAGATTAATATTGCTAAAATATCCTCATGACCTACATAGTGAAAGTAGTTGTTGGACAAACCCAAAAACTCTTTCTGGTGAGTGGATTTCGTACTAATGAAGGTGAAGATAAACACAATTTCTTTCTAACTTGCCTTGCATTGATATTGTAAAAATTGAATTCACTTAATATCATTATTCCAATTATAATTTAACTTTATTTCCATGatgtttaaatataaaaataacatATAAAGTGGTTATTTCCATTATGCAACATCAAACAATTGTTTTGGACTGCAAAAACTATCTAAAACAGCATAGGAATTGCATGCAGCTACTAAGTATCATTCATTTGTTTAATAAAAAGTTGAAGTGCATATTTAATTTTGATTACAACAGTTTTACAAAATTGCAGGCAACAGAGGTAACTATTGTTATCGAGTCTTAAGTAATCTTTTGGTAGAACTTTGACTGCTCTAGAAAAGCTAACATAGATCTAATTACTAGTCAGGAATATACATCTGTTCTGATGTTTCTATTTAAAACAAAAGTTATTACAAATCTAACACAAACTAATTACAAATCTTGTGTGTTAACATAGACCATGAAAATGTAGTTGACTGCGTTTATCAACTTAAAAACACATTTGTCTCCTTTACGCAGCTTATTATCGATGGCAAATTCTTTCCATCTTACTCCATATGTCTTTCCTTTATTAAACACTCCCACCATATGCCGCCATTCTCCAGGATTCTTGTGATGCACAAATCTTGCTTCTACTCTCTTTTTTGGTAACCACCGCTCTCCAAAATCACGTGGAATGGTCTGTAACATAAAAAATCACTTGACTTCATTTTATCCTAAACTGCACTGCACTGCACTAACCTCAATTCAAATGATAGAAACAAAAAATCTTACGAGGTGAAAATTTTGGGATGTTGCACTCTTGGTTAAGGTCAATGAAAACATTGCTTCTGTACTTTTCCCAGGGTTGACAACTGCATGGAGGAGACACATGAGTATATTTTCAGAAAACAAAATGACTTACAATCTTTCAGTTTTGCAAAATCTTTGAACTTTCTTCTTACCTGAATTATCCCTCATAAATGAGGGAGATTCAACGTTTGGAAGTGCAGACGACGTGGAAGTGGAAGAATCTACTAAGACAATTTCAATTTCCTTGTTTTGACTGCAAATTTCTTGTTGAGGATGATCATGTTCATTTTCACGTGGAATTGCACCAAAGACTTGCACAACAAAATCTATATCCCTGGCATGCCTGAAAACAAGAATGTCTGTTGCTCTTATACGATTGTCAGAAACAAAAGCTTGCCATCCATCTGTAAAAGCAGCAGCACCAGTAGAGCCGAATTTTACATTTACATGCCACAAATTACAACTTGGCCCCATCAGAATCGCAGTTTTACAATTCATTCCGCCTGCAAACTCGCCAGGGATTTCCTGCAAAATTTAATTCAATCCTAAACAGAACCACCCAAAAGGAAATCTTCTTTGCACATAACAGAAAAATAGCATAAATCACTAATTATCAAATATTTTGCTCTTTCTTTGTAAACATCTCCATGATCGTGTTCACCAACTATTTCTGTTAAATGTGTTTGGAAAATACAATCTCTGTGTTTGCAGTAAGTGAAACCTTGGGATGGATGCAGACATAACTGCAATCCAATCAATGGTTGAACTTGTCTATTGCCTCGACATTACTGAGTTAAAAAGTGTAAAGAACAGGAAGACATTAATACAAGACTTAATCACCTTGAAAAAAAACACAGCATGTTTTCTATTTGGGATTTCTGTATCTCTAAGATTTGTTTGCAAAACTCTATTGAATTACAAgtgaaaagaagaggaagacattAATGAAAGATTTTGACTCACCAATTGAGAGGAGAAGTCCCCTACCATGACCTTGTAAAATGAAGGTACAtgagaagccaaaggcaaagatgaATGAATACACATACATTTGTAGGTGCAATATTTACATGCATCCATTGATAATAccacctccttcttcttcttcttcttcttgatctccTCTACTCAGATTTCAAAATTTGGAACCTGTAAACTCAATCAGATCCAGAATGTAAATTTAACATCCAGAAGGGGTGTGAATTAATGAGTGCAATTATGAAAAAGAGAGGCAATCGAGGATATTTAATCATGTTCGTGCATTACCTGCAATCATGAAAAGGACAagacatggttaaagaattagtgATGATTGTAAGAATTTCAATGGAGGTGTGAACAGATTGTTTAATCATGGAAAAATGAGGCCAATGAGAACATAGTTTGTATTCAAGGCACATTCTTTAACTCTCAGGATTTTTCGAAGTAAATCTCGAGAATTTGGTGCATAAATATttgtaatattaatttaaataaatttaatttagatTAAGATGTTTTTGATAAAAttgtataatataaaaaaaatctacACTTGCACACTCCTAAGAGGTTGAAAGAATATGCCAATACAAAATTatagaaaaaatataattttaatattacataattaagtatataaaaaaaatatagggaaaatataaatgaattttaacattatatgattaagtatttaaaaaaatttattgagaCAAATGTCAttgtataatataattacatacatAATTTTGTTGAATTTCTTCGCTGTCTCAAAACAATTAGATTCCTTTGAATAATTAGCAACCTAGGGAAGACTCAATGTCTTACAAGCAGATTCGGATCACATCCGGAAGATCATGAACtatagaatagcatctccttaatgcttggttacagttttgattaagcacatgacaactttcttttccttcttcacacttcttctctacctctgaAAGATGTATATATTATTCACtcacacacattttgattctcatCCACACATACacacaattacaaagatattacatttatttatacatgacatcaaccttgtcaagatcatcaaggtcggctcaacactcaccacctaattacaaaaatataaccacacacactacaatatcacatgcaaatcaagaaatgttggctaagacatagcatggacccaattcTACCACCTCAAACATGCTACACCTCTAGGAATTATGCATCGAACGTCCACAACACACCACAAGTATTGGGCCGGCCAaaaaacatgaagaacaataacacaccagagaaaatcatcaattacgcgCACAACGATCAATATGAACCAACAACACAACATGCACACAATTCAAAaaaatccacaagcatcatgaattactacCACAACATCCACACCAAGACAAATGACTAGAATCGTCATTATCTCTATATCGGACCTCAAGAACATAAACTGCAATGGCTGTTATCCTGGGAaaatcacttgtggacctccaaatcatgaaccacttgaattgagaaTACACATCAACATCACAAACATAATTCCATATCCGCAGAATaagatattacaatgcggagcaatgcagatcaaaataatgACACTCTGTCACCACTGAACAACAATTGTTGAAGGTTTTACAAATGGGGAAGCAAACCAATTGGGATTGACCTTGGTTACAATTTGGGATTTCTATATCTCTAAGATTTGTTTGCAAAACTATTGAGTTACAAttgaaaagaagaggaagacattAATATAATATTTTCACTCACCAATTGAGAGGAGAAGTCCCCTACCATGACCTTGTAAAATGAAGCTACATGAGAACCCAAAGCCGAAGATGAATGAATACACAGACATTTGTAGGTGCAATATTTACATGCAGCCATTGATAATACCACCTTCTTCTTCTTGATCTCCTCTACTCAGATTTTTAAGAATGAGATCCAGAATATAAATTTAACATCCAAAAGGGGTGTGAATTAATGAGTGCAATTATGAAAAAGAGAGGCAATCGAGGATAATAGTTTTACAAAATTACATGTTACTGCATTACCTGCAATCATGAAAAGGACAACATAGTTAAATAATTAGTGATGATTGTAAGAATTTCAATTTTTACATGATGGAGATGTGAACAGATTGtttattctttttttcttttcttgatcattAATTGTTCACTTGCATAAAATAAAATGTTGTAATTGATtagttttattattttctctatatTAAACAAGGGAATAACTAAAAGTGTATAACTTTAAGAGAGTGCACAACTAATTGCACATACTTAAATCTTCTATTGTGAGAGCAGTTAGAAGCGagcttcatcttcatctttctttAATAATGTTGTATGGATTCTTATTCATTTTAGAAAAGCAATAGAAAGAGAACATGGGCTCTATGCGAATGCCTTCTATAGATTTGACTCTACAAATTGTTGTAAATGTGAGACCTTGTCTTTTAGCTTTACCAATATCAATTGTGTCTTTATTTAGTGTTAGTCCTTCTTATTTGTGTATAGTGATAGCCCATGCCATGGATAGTGCTATTTGTCTATGGTTGCCTAGATATATAGGTTGTATGGTATATTTTATGGGTTTGTTTCATCCCATGGTGCACTATTATAGTTATCAAATGGTATTGTAAGATATATTGTTGATTCTAGTGGTTTTAGATCCAAAGGGGATATACAATATCTTTGGCGTCTCCAAGAGATCCATTTATATGACCAATTTTGATCCATAGGTTTTTTCTAAGAATGATGTTTTGAGATTTTCATAGTAATACCCCTTGGGGATGTTGCTAATCATTATTatctgttgtttgtaactaggtctatgtatgggttcggattgccttaaggcaacatccgaacccatttaggaacaagccctatcctaaagggtaacgtgACCCCAAGTCTAAGTCCAGCCCTATACTTCATGCCATCCTAAAACCCCACACCATAATAACAATATTGGCGCCAAAAAGGAAGGAGGTCgacttgcaataataaaggttaacaatgcatataaataaagatactttgcaaagaaaaatcattcattcaaGTCAAGCGAATTAGCTCTACATGAAAAGGTGTTAATTTACAAGGAGGGTGCGAACTTGCCTAGACTtgtgcgaaattgtccaagaggacataggctACTTTGGTGTAGACTTGAA
This window encodes:
- the LOC131873573 gene encoding B3 domain-containing protein REM9-like; protein product: MAACKYCTYKCLCIHSSSALGSHVASFYKVMVGDFSSQLEIPGEFAGGMNCKTAILMGPSCNLWHVNVKFGSTGAAAFTDGWQAFVSDNRIRATDILVFRHARDIDFVVQVFGAIPRENEHDHPQQEICSQNKEIEIVLVDSSTSTSSALPNVESPSFMRDNSVVNPGKSTEAMFSLTLTKSATSQNFHLTIPRDFGERWLPKKRVEARFVHHKNPGEWRHMVGVFNKGKTYGVRWKEFAIDNKLRKGDKCVFKLINAVNYIFMVYVNTQDL